In Polaribacter sp. Hel_I_88, the following proteins share a genomic window:
- a CDS encoding mechanosensitive ion channel family protein: MDKVIEKLELWKDVFIKNIPNIAIALVVLVIAYFASRNISSLINRTIGSKIKQKSVRDLVSRIASGVIFLLGLYFAMTILKFDDTLKTIVSAAGVSGIVIGLALQGTLSNTISGVVLSFRKNLNIGNWVETNDYAGEVIDINLNYFVLKEADNNMVVIPNKIILESPFKNYSLTQEMRISVTCGVEYGADLEAVKKLTIETIGTKFDQKKFGKDVEFYFTEFGDSSINFLCRFWIDGERALHRWQAQSTAIIEIKKAFDKEGFNIPFPMRTLEFVPNNNLNITKNNNQEEEKAKNEKVENA; the protein is encoded by the coding sequence ATGGATAAAGTAATAGAAAAATTAGAACTATGGAAAGATGTTTTTATAAAAAACATACCAAATATTGCAATTGCATTGGTAGTTTTAGTTATTGCTTACTTTGCTTCTAGAAACATAAGTTCTTTAATAAATAGGACAATTGGTAGCAAAATAAAACAAAAATCGGTTAGAGATTTAGTATCTAGAATTGCATCTGGTGTTATATTTTTATTAGGATTGTATTTTGCAATGACCATTTTAAAATTCGATGATACTTTAAAAACCATTGTTTCTGCTGCTGGGGTTTCTGGTATTGTAATTGGTTTGGCTTTGCAAGGAACTTTATCCAACACAATTTCTGGTGTTGTTTTATCTTTCAGAAAAAACTTAAATATTGGTAATTGGGTAGAAACTAACGATTATGCAGGTGAAGTTATCGATATCAATTTAAATTATTTTGTGCTAAAGGAAGCTGACAATAATATGGTTGTGATTCCTAACAAAATAATTTTAGAAAGTCCATTTAAAAATTATTCCTTAACACAAGAAATGCGAATTTCTGTAACATGTGGTGTGGAATATGGAGCAGATTTAGAGGCTGTTAAAAAGTTAACCATTGAAACCATTGGTACTAAATTTGATCAGAAAAAATTTGGAAAAGATGTAGAGTTTTATTTTACCGAATTTGGTGATAGTTCTATAAATTTTTTATGTAGATTTTGGATTGATGGTGAAAGAGCTTTGCATAGATGGCAAGCCCAAAGTACAGCCATCATAGAAATTAAAAAGGCTTTTGATAAAGAAGGATTCAACATACCTTTCCCAATGAGAACGTTAGAATTTGTACCAAATAACAATCTAAATATTACCAAAAATAACAATCAAGAAGAAGAAAAAGCAAAAAACGAAAAAGTTGAAAATGCTTAA
- a CDS encoding DUF4268 domain-containing protein, translated as MFSKEEAAQLRKLFWTSFGKSFPRKWLLYNTKIKGFAFKFVADRKKAMVCLDIDHPEEIANELLFDQMISLKVLLETELPEVIFDDAYELESGKIIHRIYVPFDKKFSIYNKNTWRDCYEFYMETMPKFELFFYEYEDFINQAI; from the coding sequence ATGTTTAGCAAAGAAGAAGCTGCACAATTACGTAAATTATTTTGGACGAGTTTTGGAAAATCGTTTCCAAGAAAATGGTTGTTGTACAATACCAAAATAAAAGGTTTCGCTTTTAAGTTTGTGGCTGATAGAAAAAAAGCCATGGTTTGTTTGGATATTGATCATCCAGAAGAAATTGCAAACGAATTACTTTTTGATCAAATGATTTCTTTGAAAGTTTTGCTAGAAACTGAATTGCCTGAAGTTATTTTTGATGATGCTTATGAATTGGAAAGTGGTAAAATTATCCATAGAATTTATGTTCCTTTTGATAAAAAATTTAGTATTTATAATAAAAATACTTGGAGAGATTGCTATGAGTTTTACATGGAAACAATGCCAAAGTTTGAGCTTTTCTTTTATGAATATGAAGATTTTATTAATCAAGCCATTTGA
- a CDS encoding Dps family protein has protein sequence MDYLNMENQKVLPVVTELNVLLADYHVYYQKLRNFHWNILGKNFFDLHKKFEEMYNDTRLKIDEVAERIITLKYHPISKLSDYIEVSRIKESSPLLSDKEMVANIIDDHKILLEQLSKVIDRANKASDEGTVDLIGAYIRQLEKSTWMLNAWSKDTKEELNTTFVE, from the coding sequence ATGGATTATTTAAATATGGAAAACCAAAAAGTGTTGCCTGTAGTTACTGAATTAAATGTTTTACTGGCAGATTATCATGTATATTATCAAAAATTAAGAAATTTTCATTGGAATATTTTAGGCAAGAATTTTTTTGATTTGCATAAAAAATTCGAGGAAATGTATAATGATACACGCCTAAAAATTGATGAAGTTGCAGAAAGAATTATTACTTTAAAATACCACCCCATAAGTAAATTATCTGATTATATTGAAGTTTCTAGAATCAAAGAATCTAGCCCTTTACTTTCTGACAAAGAAATGGTAGCAAATATTATTGATGATCATAAAATTTTATTAGAACAATTAAGTAAGGTTATTGATAGAGCTAACAAAGCTTCAGATGAAGGAACTGTAGATTTAATTGGTGCTTATATAAGACAATTAGAAAAATCTACCTGGATGTTAAATGCCTGGTCTAAAGACACAAAAGAAGAATTAAACACTACATTTGTTGAATAG
- the msrA gene encoding peptide-methionine (S)-S-oxide reductase MsrA has product MKIIKPVFTIAISLLLISCLGFSKKEETTNQKAIYVPTESTEIAYFASGCFWCVEAIFESVHGVEEAVSGYAGGHTKNPTYESSNTGKTGHAETVAVYYNPKEVSFETLVTVYFGSHDPTTVNGQHPDYGSQYRSIAFYQNDAEKKIIENTIATLNKEKYNGKIATEVTQFTKFYKAEEYHQDFEKRNPNQSYIKAVSIPRLNKFKSKFPELLKDSEH; this is encoded by the coding sequence ATGAAGATTATAAAACCAGTATTTACAATTGCAATATCATTATTACTAATTTCTTGCTTGGGTTTTTCTAAAAAAGAAGAAACTACAAATCAAAAAGCTATTTACGTACCAACAGAATCTACTGAAATCGCTTATTTTGCAAGTGGTTGTTTTTGGTGTGTAGAAGCAATTTTTGAAAGTGTACATGGAGTAGAGGAGGCTGTTTCTGGTTATGCAGGTGGACATACTAAAAACCCAACGTATGAAAGTAGCAATACAGGAAAAACAGGTCATGCAGAAACAGTTGCTGTGTATTACAATCCAAAAGAAGTAAGTTTTGAAACTTTAGTAACTGTTTATTTTGGTTCTCATGATCCAACAACGGTTAATGGGCAACATCCAGATTATGGATCTCAATACAGGTCAATTGCTTTTTATCAGAATGATGCTGAAAAGAAAATTATTGAAAACACCATTGCTACTTTAAATAAAGAAAAGTATAATGGAAAAATAGCGACTGAAGTTACTCAATTTACTAAATTTTATAAAGCTGAGGAATATCATCAAGATTTTGAAAAAAGAAACCCAAATCAAAGTTATATAAAAGCAGTTTCTATTCCAAGATTAAATAAATTTAAAAGTAAATTTCCTGAATTATTAAAAGATTCTGAGCACTGA
- a CDS encoding sodium:proton antiporter, with protein sequence MIELAGIIILGILAQWVAWKFKIPAILPLILIGLLVGPIAAAYLSEDGSKWIEPVWNGEKGLFPGDSLYYFVSLAISIILFEGGLTLKRNEIKNVGPVITKLITLGSAITFFGSGILAHYIFDLSWEISFLFAGLIIVTGPTVITPILRNIPLKKDVSTVLKWEGILIDPIGALVAVLVFEFISVGGGGGFTKTALIEFGKILLFGTTFGFTFAHALTYAVNKKMIPHYLLNVVSLSTVLLVFVESEVFAHESGLLAVVVMGMVLGNGKLKNLKELLYFKESLSVLLISILFILLAANINISELMLLYTWKTAALFAIIVFIIRPLAVFGSTINSKLQFNEKLFISWVGPRGIVAAGIASLFGSKLLKQGVDGAEYITPLVFMIVLGTVLLNATTARLFAKMVGVFLKSSNAILFIGASKPSRLIASYLRDKGKRVVLIDSNKTFIEKAIEDDLEAINVNIYDDDLTDNIELNDVGYLIALTGNDAVNKYALTNFSEAFGEHGAFRLASSLEVINATTDERQGFFTPKDDYINLSEAFRENPTIKEVSISSQEEYDKIFEILANEEKSIPLFIEKGEGLYLIPEFEKLDVEKSGVILSYLGKDVGDDYKIEIDQEKVEIEDEEPLVETNAEPVKNEKKIKGI encoded by the coding sequence ATGATAGAATTAGCAGGAATTATTATTTTAGGAATATTGGCACAATGGGTTGCATGGAAATTTAAAATACCAGCAATTTTACCTTTAATATTAATTGGTTTGTTAGTAGGGCCTATTGCTGCTGCTTATTTAAGTGAAGATGGTTCTAAGTGGATAGAGCCTGTTTGGAATGGCGAAAAAGGCTTATTTCCAGGAGATAGTTTATATTATTTTGTTTCCTTGGCAATTAGTATTATTCTTTTTGAAGGTGGTTTAACCTTAAAAAGAAACGAAATTAAAAATGTTGGCCCAGTAATTACCAAACTAATTACATTAGGTTCTGCCATCACTTTTTTTGGTTCAGGTATTTTAGCACATTATATTTTTGATTTAAGTTGGGAAATTTCTTTTCTTTTTGCAGGTTTAATTATTGTAACTGGCCCAACTGTAATTACACCAATTTTAAGAAATATTCCCTTAAAAAAAGATGTTTCAACTGTTTTAAAATGGGAAGGAATTTTAATTGATCCAATTGGAGCTTTAGTGGCTGTATTGGTTTTTGAGTTTATTAGTGTTGGTGGAGGAGGAGGATTTACCAAAACAGCCTTGATCGAATTTGGTAAAATATTACTTTTCGGTACTACATTTGGATTCACTTTTGCTCATGCTTTAACGTATGCTGTTAACAAAAAAATGATTCCTCATTATCTTTTAAATGTAGTTTCACTATCAACAGTATTGTTAGTTTTTGTAGAATCGGAAGTTTTTGCACATGAATCAGGCCTTTTAGCAGTCGTTGTTATGGGAATGGTTTTAGGAAATGGAAAGCTAAAGAACCTAAAAGAATTGCTTTATTTTAAAGAATCTTTAAGTGTTTTATTAATTTCTATTCTGTTTATTTTATTAGCAGCAAACATCAATATAAGCGAGTTAATGCTTTTATATACTTGGAAAACAGCAGCTTTGTTTGCAATTATAGTTTTTATTATTAGACCTTTAGCCGTTTTTGGAAGTACTATAAATTCTAAACTACAATTTAACGAAAAGTTATTTATCAGTTGGGTTGGTCCAAGAGGTATTGTAGCAGCTGGTATTGCTTCTTTATTTGGCAGTAAATTGTTAAAACAAGGTGTTGATGGAGCTGAATATATTACACCTCTTGTATTTATGATTGTTTTAGGAACCGTTCTTTTAAACGCAACAACAGCAAGATTATTTGCAAAAATGGTAGGTGTTTTTCTAAAAAGTTCAAATGCGATTCTATTTATAGGAGCCTCTAAACCATCAAGATTAATTGCTTCTTATTTACGTGATAAAGGCAAACGTGTGGTTTTAATTGATTCTAATAAAACCTTTATAGAAAAAGCTATAGAAGATGATTTAGAAGCGATTAATGTAAATATTTACGATGATGATTTAACTGATAATATCGAGTTAAATGACGTTGGTTATTTAATAGCATTAACAGGAAATGATGCTGTAAATAAATATGCGCTTACTAATTTTTCTGAAGCTTTTGGCGAACATGGTGCTTTTAGATTAGCATCTTCATTAGAAGTTATAAATGCTACTACAGATGAAAGACAAGGGTTTTTTACACCTAAAGATGACTATATTAATTTAAGTGAAGCTTTTAGAGAAAATCCTACAATTAAGGAAGTTTCCATAAGTTCTCAAGAGGAATATGATAAGATTTTTGAAATTTTAGCAAACGAAGAAAAATCAATTCCTTTATTTATTGAAAAAGGAGAGGGTTTATATTTAATTCCTGAATTCGAAAAACTTGATGTAGAAAAGAGTGGTGTAATATTATCTTATTTAGGAAAAGATGTTGGTGATGATTATAAAATTGAGATAGATCAAGAAAAAGTAGAGATTGAAGATGAAGAACCTTTAGTAGAAACAAATGCAGAACCTGTTAAAAATGAAAAGAAAATAAAAGGTATTTAA
- a CDS encoding DUF4870 domain-containing protein, with the protein MKEDKQLLVLTHLSQLLDFVTGIGGFIVPLVLWLIKKDEVYKMDEQGKGIINFRISMFIYILVCIPLIILFGLGILGIIVISIFYLIFPIINAIRVSNNQEPNYPLSITFIK; encoded by the coding sequence ATGAAAGAGGACAAGCAACTATTAGTACTTACACATTTAAGCCAATTATTAGATTTTGTAACAGGAATTGGTGGTTTTATTGTGCCTTTAGTTTTGTGGCTTATAAAAAAGGACGAAGTTTATAAAATGGACGAACAAGGGAAAGGAATTATAAACTTCAGAATATCCATGTTTATTTATATTTTAGTTTGTATTCCCTTAATTATTTTATTCGGTTTAGGAATTCTTGGTATTATTGTTATTTCAATTTTCTATTTAATTTTCCCGATTATAAATGCGATAAGAGTTAGTAATAACCAAGAGCCAAATTACCCATTAAGTATTACATTTATTAAATAA
- a CDS encoding IS1182 family transposase, giving the protein MSRKVVFKTYTQDQLSLLPPSYDDLVPKNHPVRIVNTIIDHVDISKLEESYKGGGTSSYHPRMLLKILIYAYLRNLYSSRKIEQALSENIHFMWLSGQNKPDHNTINDFRGKRLQEHFKPIFHQVVLLLVEQGVISLKDIFVDGTKIEANANRYTFVWGKSIKTSKTRIEKQLKELWSYVEKVYKEEQHIPNTPDFEQINAEQVEATIDKINEVLQGKVIDKKVKQKLNYAKKNWPANLAKYEKQEAILQGRNSYSKTDNDATFMRMKDDHMQNGQLKPAYNIQASTNNQYLTNYTLAQTTADTTTLKEHLNNHIENYDQTPETLTADAGYGSEENYTDLEDKEITAFVKYNYFHKEQLDKKRGKTNPFHPNELHYNREKDLYYCPIGQEMKLIDTYKRNTKNGFIQEIHRYQAQNCKGCPLRTLCHKSKTNRVIERNYNLIRLKSKAKILLNSEQGIAKRKQRCWDVEAVFGNIKQNMNFKRFMLRGTRKVNVEIGLIAMAHNLKKYSLTI; this is encoded by the coding sequence ATGAGCAGAAAAGTTGTTTTTAAGACTTACACTCAAGATCAGTTGAGTCTTTTACCTCCCAGTTATGATGATTTAGTTCCAAAGAATCATCCAGTTCGTATTGTTAATACGATTATAGACCATGTAGATATTAGTAAATTAGAAGAGAGTTATAAAGGTGGAGGCACCTCAAGCTATCACCCAAGAATGTTGCTAAAAATATTAATTTATGCTTATTTACGTAATTTATATTCTTCAAGAAAAATAGAACAAGCTTTATCAGAGAACATCCATTTTATGTGGTTAAGTGGACAAAACAAACCTGATCATAACACAATTAATGATTTTAGAGGTAAAAGACTTCAAGAACATTTCAAGCCCATATTCCATCAAGTAGTTTTACTGCTTGTTGAGCAAGGAGTTATCAGTTTAAAAGATATTTTTGTAGATGGTACTAAAATAGAAGCCAATGCAAATCGCTATACTTTTGTTTGGGGTAAATCTATTAAAACCAGTAAAACTCGCATTGAAAAACAGTTGAAAGAGCTTTGGTCTTATGTAGAGAAGGTTTACAAAGAGGAACAACATATACCCAATACACCAGATTTTGAGCAGATAAATGCGGAGCAAGTTGAAGCTACAATTGATAAAATAAATGAAGTTTTACAAGGCAAAGTAATTGATAAAAAAGTAAAGCAGAAGCTGAATTATGCCAAGAAAAACTGGCCAGCTAATTTAGCGAAATATGAAAAACAAGAAGCTATTTTACAGGGTAGAAATAGTTATAGTAAAACTGATAATGACGCTACTTTTATGCGAATGAAAGATGATCATATGCAAAATGGACAACTCAAACCTGCCTATAATATACAAGCCTCTACCAACAATCAATACCTTACCAATTACACTTTAGCACAAACCACAGCAGACACCACTACTTTAAAAGAACACCTTAACAATCATATCGAAAATTATGACCAAACTCCAGAGACGCTCACAGCAGATGCAGGCTATGGAAGTGAAGAAAATTATACAGATTTAGAAGATAAAGAAATTACCGCTTTTGTAAAATACAATTACTTCCATAAAGAGCAATTAGATAAAAAAAGAGGAAAAACAAATCCTTTCCATCCTAATGAATTACATTATAATAGAGAGAAAGATCTTTATTACTGTCCTATAGGACAAGAAATGAAACTTATAGATACTTATAAAAGAAATACTAAGAACGGATTTATCCAAGAAATACACAGATACCAAGCACAAAACTGTAAAGGTTGCCCTTTAAGAACACTATGTCATAAATCAAAAACAAATCGAGTTATAGAAAGGAATTATAATTTAATACGATTAAAATCAAAAGCTAAAATATTACTCAACTCTGAACAAGGCATTGCAAAGCGAAAACAACGCTGTTGGGATGTAGAAGCTGTTTTTGGAAATATCAAACAAAACATGAACTTTAAACGATTTATGCTAAGAGGAACACGTAAAGTAAATGTTGAAATAGGGCTAATTGCAATGGCACATAACTTAAAAAAGTACAGTTTAACTATTTAG
- the dnaX gene encoding DNA polymerase III subunit gamma/tau yields the protein MEHFIVSARKYRPQNFEDVVGQQAITNTLENAIKNNHLAQALLFTGPRGVGKTSCARILAKKINQQDVEVSADEDFAFNIFELDAASNNSVDDIRSLTDQVRIPPQTGKYKVYIIDEVHMLSQAAFNAFLKTLEEPPAHAIFILATTEKHKIIPTILSRCQIFDFKRIGVLDAKNYLKVICEKEAITAEDDALHIIAQKADGAMRDALSIFDRVVSFSGKNLTREAVTENLNVLDYDTYFNMTTLLLENKIPDVLNAFNTVLGKGFEGHHFINGLASHFRDLLVAKDKVTIDLLEVGDTAKKKYLEQSTKASIPFLMQSINKANDCDLNYRASKNQRLLVELTLMQIASITFDGEKKKPANYIIPATFFQSLSPAVKEIAKPLEQKVATSTPQKAEKVEEPKPKLNKPILQSVQRRSSSLSLKSIHEKKVEKKSVVEENFDNHPKDSFTEKKLQEFWKDYVALLQKKGERSMASIVGTDIPRLESPFKISFTVPNKLMEDQFKKGRPMLLKFLREKLNNYGIKITVKLNETVEKKFAYTPQEKFNKMKEMNPLLEKLRQTFELDL from the coding sequence ATGGAGCATTTTATAGTTTCTGCACGTAAATATCGTCCTCAAAATTTCGAGGATGTTGTTGGGCAACAAGCCATTACAAACACGTTAGAAAACGCTATAAAAAATAACCATTTAGCACAAGCTTTATTATTTACAGGACCAAGAGGAGTTGGTAAAACATCTTGTGCTAGGATATTGGCAAAAAAAATAAATCAGCAAGATGTAGAAGTATCCGCAGACGAAGATTTTGCGTTTAATATTTTTGAATTAGATGCTGCTTCTAATAATTCTGTAGATGATATTAGAAGTTTAACAGACCAAGTTCGTATTCCTCCACAAACAGGAAAATATAAGGTATATATTATTGATGAAGTTCACATGCTTTCTCAAGCTGCCTTTAATGCGTTCTTAAAAACGCTGGAAGAACCACCTGCTCACGCTATTTTTATTTTAGCAACCACAGAAAAACATAAAATAATTCCGACAATTTTATCTCGTTGTCAAATTTTTGATTTTAAACGAATTGGTGTTTTAGACGCAAAAAACTATTTAAAAGTTATTTGCGAAAAAGAAGCTATTACTGCTGAGGATGATGCTTTGCACATCATTGCTCAAAAAGCAGATGGAGCCATGAGGGATGCTTTATCGATTTTTGATAGAGTGGTTAGTTTTTCTGGTAAAAACTTAACAAGAGAAGCTGTTACAGAAAACTTAAACGTATTAGATTACGATACGTATTTTAATATGACAACGTTACTGTTGGAAAACAAAATTCCTGATGTTTTAAATGCGTTCAATACAGTTTTAGGAAAAGGGTTTGAGGGACATCACTTTATAAATGGTTTAGCAAGTCATTTTAGAGATTTATTAGTGGCTAAAGATAAAGTTACAATTGATTTGTTAGAAGTTGGAGATACTGCCAAAAAGAAGTATTTAGAACAATCTACCAAAGCAAGTATTCCTTTTTTAATGCAATCTATTAACAAAGCAAACGATTGTGATTTAAATTACAGAGCTAGTAAAAACCAACGATTACTGGTGGAATTAACCTTAATGCAAATTGCCTCTATCACTTTTGATGGAGAAAAAAAAAAGCCAGCTAACTACATAATACCTGCAACATTTTTCCAATCACTATCACCAGCAGTAAAAGAGATTGCAAAACCTTTAGAACAAAAAGTTGCGACTTCAACTCCTCAAAAAGCAGAAAAAGTTGAAGAGCCAAAACCAAAACTAAACAAACCTATTTTACAGTCTGTACAAAGACGATCATCATCACTTTCTTTAAAAAGTATTCACGAGAAAAAAGTTGAAAAAAAATCTGTAGTTGAAGAAAATTTCGACAATCACCCAAAAGATAGTTTTACAGAAAAAAAATTACAAGAATTTTGGAAAGATTATGTAGCCTTACTTCAAAAAAAAGGAGAACGAAGTATGGCATCCATTGTTGGCACAGATATTCCTAGATTAGAGAGTCCTTTTAAAATTTCTTTTACAGTACCTAATAAGTTAATGGAAGATCAATTTAAAAAAGGGAGACCCATGTTATTAAAATTTTTAAGGGAAAAATTAAATAATTATGGAATTAAAATTACTGTAAAATTGAATGAAACTGTAGAAAAAAAGTTTGCTTATACACCTCAAGAAAAATTTAATAAAATGAAGGAAATGAATCCTTTATTAGAAAAATTACGCCAAACTTTTGAGTTAGATTTGTAA
- a CDS encoding tRNA-(ms[2]io[6]A)-hydroxylase, with product MLGLQFETETSWAEIAKVNLEQILTDHAFLEQKAASNAVSIIINYSEETELVKEMSNIAIEEMQHFKMVHLLMVKRGMVLGREQKNDYAIRLQKFFTKTKDRTNALVQRLLIAALIEARSCERFKVFSENMEDEELQKFYKNLMISEAGHYTTFLQFARQYQDRAIVDEKWNALLAFEAEMMRERGNVAKIHG from the coding sequence ATGTTAGGCTTACAATTCGAAACTGAAACTTCTTGGGCAGAAATTGCCAAAGTAAATTTAGAACAAATACTTACAGATCATGCTTTTTTAGAACAAAAAGCAGCTTCAAATGCAGTATCAATCATTATTAATTATTCTGAAGAAACAGAATTGGTAAAAGAAATGAGCAATATTGCTATCGAAGAAATGCAACATTTTAAAATGGTGCATTTATTAATGGTAAAACGTGGAATGGTTTTAGGACGTGAGCAAAAAAACGATTATGCAATTCGATTGCAAAAGTTTTTTACAAAAACAAAAGATAGAACAAATGCCCTTGTGCAACGTTTGCTAATTGCTGCTTTAATTGAAGCAAGAAGTTGTGAACGTTTTAAAGTGTTCTCTGAAAATATGGAAGATGAAGAATTGCAAAAATTCTATAAAAATTTAATGATTTCTGAAGCTGGCCATTACACAACTTTTTTACAGTTTGCAAGACAATACCAAGATAGAGCAATTGTGGATGAAAAATGGAACGCCCTTTTAGCTTTTGAAGCTGAAATGATGAGAGAAAGAGGAAATGTGGCTAAAATTCATGGGTAG
- a CDS encoding DEAD/DEAH box helicase encodes MANDIKNQEEILAKLNIYELNEMQNEAISVIENTTNTIILSPTGTGKTLAFLLPTLKLIDPENEEIQVLILVPSRELAIQIEQVIREMGTGFKVNAVYGGRSMAKDKIEIKHTPSILIGTPGRISDHFANDRFSKDSIKTLILDEFDKSLEVGFEYEMRGIINQLPNINRRILTSATQDAAVPDFVQLDKPTVLNYLTGKKSKKLDIKIVTSSSKNKNETLVDLLKHIGNHPGIIFCNLKSSIDHVSAFLTKHKLAHSTFSGGMEQRDRERSLIKFRNGTSNILVATDLAARGIDIPEMKYIIHYELPERLEEFTHRNGRTARVDAKGTAYVLKWEKENLPDFIKGFTNANIDTKQKLKPVFWETLFISGGRKDKISKGDVAGLFFKQGNLNRDQLGVIELKQDCAFVAVPVSEANKLVEELNNVRLKNKKVRVFVV; translated from the coding sequence ATGGCAAACGATATAAAGAATCAAGAAGAAATTTTAGCGAAATTAAATATCTACGAGCTAAATGAAATGCAGAATGAAGCCATTTCAGTAATTGAAAATACAACAAATACTATTATATTATCACCAACAGGAACAGGTAAAACATTGGCTTTTTTATTACCAACGTTAAAACTTATTGATCCTGAAAATGAAGAAATTCAAGTGTTAATTTTAGTGCCATCAAGAGAATTAGCTATTCAGATTGAACAAGTTATTAGAGAAATGGGAACTGGTTTTAAAGTAAATGCAGTGTATGGAGGAAGATCAATGGCGAAAGATAAAATTGAAATTAAACACACACCAAGTATTTTAATAGGAACTCCAGGAAGAATTTCGGATCATTTTGCGAACGATCGTTTTTCAAAAGATAGCATTAAAACTTTAATTTTAGATGAGTTTGATAAATCTCTAGAAGTTGGATTTGAGTATGAAATGAGAGGAATTATCAACCAATTACCAAACATCAACAGACGAATTTTAACATCAGCAACACAAGATGCAGCAGTTCCTGATTTTGTACAACTAGATAAACCCACTGTTTTAAATTATTTAACAGGCAAAAAATCGAAGAAATTAGATATTAAAATTGTTACTTCTTCATCAAAAAATAAAAATGAAACCTTAGTTGATTTGCTGAAACATATTGGGAATCATCCAGGTATTATTTTTTGTAATTTAAAAAGTAGCATCGATCATGTTAGCGCATTTTTAACGAAACATAAATTAGCACATAGTACTTTTTCAGGAGGCATGGAACAAAGAGATCGTGAACGTTCTTTAATTAAATTCAGAAATGGAACAAGCAACATTTTGGTTGCTACAGATTTGGCTGCAAGAGGAATTGATATTCCTGAAATGAAATATATTATTCATTACGAATTGCCAGAAAGATTAGAGGAGTTTACCCATAGAAATGGAAGAACTGCAAGAGTGGATGCCAAAGGAACTGCGTATGTGTTAAAGTGGGAAAAAGAAAATTTACCCGATTTTATAAAAGGTTTTACGAACGCAAATATTGATACAAAACAAAAATTAAAGCCTGTTTTTTGGGAAACATTATTCATTTCTGGAGGTAGAAAAGATAAAATATCAAAAGGAGATGTAGCAGGATTATTTTTTAAACAAGGTAATTTAAATAGAGATCAATTAGGAGTTATTGAACTGAAACAAGATTGTGCTTTTGTTGCTGTGCCAGTTTCTGAAGCCAATAAATTGGTTGAAGAATTGAACAATGTAAGATTGAAAAATAAGAAGGTTCGCGTTTTTGTTGTTTAA